Proteins encoded within one genomic window of Acinetobacter sp. WCHA55:
- a CDS encoding 3-hydroxybutyrate dehydrogenase gives MSQLLKDKVAFITGSASGIGHEIAKKFASEGAKVVISDMNAEKCAETVTALQNEGFEALSAPCDVTDEEAYKAAIELTQKTYGRLDILINNAGFQHVAVIEDFPTAVYQKLINVMLVGSFIGIKYAFPIMKAQQFGRVINMASINGLIGFAGKAGYNSAKHGVIGLTKVAALECARDGITVNALCPGYVDTPLVRGQIHDLAKTRNVSEQSALEDVILAMVPQKRLLSVEEIADYAIFLASDKAGGVTGQAVVMDGGYTAQ, from the coding sequence GGACATGAAATTGCAAAGAAATTTGCCAGTGAAGGTGCCAAAGTTGTCATTTCTGATATGAATGCAGAGAAGTGTGCTGAAACGGTTACAGCTCTTCAAAATGAAGGTTTTGAGGCGTTGTCTGCGCCTTGTGATGTGACCGATGAAGAAGCCTATAAAGCTGCGATTGAACTGACTCAGAAAACCTATGGTCGTTTGGATATTCTCATCAATAATGCAGGTTTTCAGCATGTTGCAGTGATTGAAGACTTTCCAACTGCAGTCTACCAAAAGTTGATTAATGTCATGTTGGTTGGGTCGTTCATTGGTATCAAGTATGCATTTCCCATCATGAAAGCACAGCAGTTTGGTCGCGTGATTAATATGGCTTCGATTAACGGTCTGATTGGCTTTGCTGGCAAGGCTGGCTATAACAGTGCTAAGCATGGTGTGATTGGTTTGACCAAAGTTGCGGCTTTAGAGTGTGCACGCGATGGTATTACGGTGAATGCGCTGTGTCCGGGCTATGTCGATACACCGTTGGTACGTGGTCAAATTCATGACTTGGCTAAAACCCGAAATGTCAGCGAACAAAGTGCATTAGAAGATGTGATTTTGGCGATGGTGCCACAAAAACGCTTACTCAGTGTAGAAGAAATTGCGGATTATGCGATCTTCCTTGCCAGTGATAAGGCGGGTGGTGTAACAGGTCAAGCCGTGGTGATGGATGGTGGCTATACTGCGCAATAA